A window of Fervidobacterium thailandense contains these coding sequences:
- a CDS encoding WecB/TagA/CpsF family glycosyltransferase translates to MEAKNLQIVEFNGYKILCGGARIIRNEIVNRIKNGEKLFVVTLNSQIYLRAQENREYDFAIKNATFHLPDGAGIVWAIKKWCNVKTDRVPGIETMQFLCELSKEFGWSVYLLGSTPEIVERAARNLINVGVNVIGWHHGFFNGDGPVEEIRAKKPDLLFVGMGVPKQELWIHSHLELPFKLAMGVGGSIDVVAGVKKRAPLIFQKLRLEWFYRWLKEPRKRWKVPFDVLKFYFKVIVDGNKRKARTCSKVSG, encoded by the coding sequence TTGGAAGCAAAGAACCTGCAAATAGTCGAATTCAACGGATACAAAATACTCTGCGGTGGTGCTCGGATAATCAGAAACGAGATCGTGAATCGGATAAAGAATGGAGAAAAGTTGTTCGTTGTCACACTCAACAGTCAAATCTACCTGCGTGCCCAAGAAAATAGAGAATACGACTTTGCCATTAAAAATGCCACTTTTCACCTCCCGGATGGTGCGGGAATAGTGTGGGCAATCAAGAAATGGTGCAACGTTAAAACTGATCGGGTGCCTGGTATCGAGACGATGCAATTTCTGTGTGAGCTTAGCAAAGAATTTGGTTGGTCTGTTTACTTGCTTGGCTCTACTCCGGAGATCGTCGAGCGCGCGGCAAGGAATTTAATAAATGTTGGTGTGAACGTGATAGGATGGCACCATGGTTTTTTCAACGGTGACGGACCCGTTGAAGAGATTAGAGCAAAGAAACCGGATTTACTGTTTGTCGGAATGGGGGTTCCAAAACAGGAGTTGTGGATTCACTCACACCTCGAGCTTCCGTTTAAACTCGCCATGGGAGTTGGCGGAAGTATCGATGTAGTCGCCGGGGTAAAAAAGAGAGCACCTTTGATATTTCAAAAGTTACGACTGGAGTGGTTTTACAGATGGTTAAAGGAGCCGAGGAAACGTTGGAAGGTTCCATTTGATGTTCTTAAATTCTACTTCAAGGTGATAGTTGATGGAAACAAGCGAAAAGCTCGAACTTGTTCGAAGGTATCTGGATAG
- the rsmG gene encoding 16S rRNA (guanine(527)-N(7))-methyltransferase RsmG: METSEKLELVRRYLDRIINAPLNLTAFRDLQEAFTHLYIDSVLAVKPHDLGECFLDVGTGGGVPGVFLAIEFGKRGLLIDSVCKKVEYVRRVCEELGITNVTTMCIRAEDLKNSGNYFESFDSAVCRAVASLATVLELTVPYVKLGGRVLIYKGPGYTEELGNSVNAMKELGVKLSDVRCYSIQGKDRYLLVFEKIANTPEKYPRRAGIPEKRPIR; this comes from the coding sequence ATGGAAACAAGCGAAAAGCTCGAACTTGTTCGAAGGTATCTGGATAGGATTATCAACGCGCCGCTTAACTTGACTGCGTTTAGGGATCTCCAAGAAGCGTTCACTCACCTGTACATCGACTCGGTCCTTGCAGTTAAGCCTCATGATCTTGGTGAATGTTTCCTCGATGTTGGGACCGGAGGGGGAGTACCGGGTGTTTTTTTGGCAATCGAATTTGGAAAAAGAGGTTTACTTATAGATAGCGTGTGCAAGAAGGTGGAGTACGTCCGGAGAGTTTGCGAAGAGCTCGGGATTACGAACGTCACAACCATGTGCATCCGGGCGGAAGATTTGAAAAATTCCGGGAATTATTTTGAGAGCTTTGATAGTGCGGTCTGTAGAGCAGTGGCATCCTTGGCAACCGTTCTCGAACTCACGGTCCCGTACGTAAAACTCGGCGGAAGAGTGCTGATTTACAAAGGTCCCGGGTACACGGAAGAACTTGGAAACTCAGTTAACGCTATGAAGGAACTTGGCGTGAAACTTTCAGACGTGAGGTGCTACAGCATACAAGGAAAGGATAGGTACTTACTTGTTTTTGAAAAAATTGCCAACACTCCTGAAAAGTATCCACGTCGTGCCGGGATTCCGGAAAAGCGACCTATTCGTTAG
- a CDS encoding putative glycoside hydrolase → MNERKIYQKIGKIFSKKSSPGGKFANGKNSLKSLILIGTIVLPVVILIIITVPSFSENLKPALNNVPESSTEFTTKHPAAPENPAEPITPVETPQALEIEIPETLAESTTTSRGFTSDVYMKTETTSSVTEQVVTNTSKPTVVMPSVSKETTNKGTDEQRQIQQDPSQDQKVPSGSKSKEPSVLSQTPVQNESKKVDGNVNVSRDSEKQEQSAEGVSLPTETGYAFVRITPVSVLADLESRKEIARLKIGDFVRPLEKTEVNGVEYTKILRKTPSGDLVGWVRSSYLSSSLSDVIGKKFDEITFPVFPKRVGRVKDVRGIFLTRYSVNTRAKIREWIAFAKRNNLNAFVIDVKDDDGFLLFKMDIGAKMVPRAYESAFYTKEEMREILEELKSNGIYVIARIVCFKDPSYAKTYPERAIVYKDTGQPYMGIYKVPWASAYDRQLWKYNVEVARETIEIGFDEIQYDYIRFPELREDVKARLDLRQQDPNESFPEAIQRFLLYARKELGHYSTPLAIDVFGLTSSAIDDVGIGQHWEALSSIVDYICPMVYPSHYANGVFGLPVPDAYPYETVYNSVLDGIKRNLQLPSPARIRPWIQSFTATWVKGHIVYDEKAIRKQIKALKDLGINEYMLWNAANKYIEMQYD, encoded by the coding sequence ATGAACGAACGAAAGATTTATCAAAAGATCGGGAAGATTTTCTCAAAGAAAAGTTCTCCTGGAGGAAAATTTGCAAATGGCAAGAACTCTTTAAAGAGCCTGATTTTAATTGGGACGATAGTTTTGCCAGTAGTTATATTGATTATAATCACTGTACCTTCCTTTTCCGAGAACCTAAAACCTGCGTTGAATAACGTTCCAGAATCGTCCACAGAGTTCACTACAAAACATCCAGCGGCTCCCGAGAATCCTGCTGAACCTATTACTCCCGTAGAAACACCCCAAGCATTGGAGATCGAAATACCGGAAACGCTCGCCGAATCGACGACTACTTCAAGGGGCTTCACATCCGACGTTTATATGAAAACAGAAACAACAAGCTCAGTTACTGAGCAAGTTGTAACAAATACTTCGAAACCGACCGTGGTGATGCCAAGCGTTTCGAAAGAGACAACCAACAAAGGTACAGATGAGCAGCGTCAAATACAGCAGGATCCATCCCAGGATCAAAAAGTTCCCTCAGGCTCAAAGTCCAAAGAACCATCTGTCCTTTCGCAAACTCCGGTTCAGAACGAAAGCAAAAAAGTTGACGGAAATGTAAATGTCTCTCGAGATTCAGAGAAACAAGAGCAGAGTGCTGAAGGTGTCAGTCTGCCAACAGAAACAGGGTACGCTTTCGTGAGAATAACCCCTGTTAGCGTGCTTGCTGATTTGGAGAGCAGAAAAGAAATTGCGAGGTTGAAGATAGGAGATTTTGTTCGACCACTCGAGAAGACGGAGGTCAACGGTGTTGAGTACACAAAAATCTTAAGAAAGACACCAAGTGGGGATTTGGTTGGTTGGGTCAGGTCAAGCTATCTCAGTTCCTCTCTTAGCGATGTGATAGGAAAAAAATTTGACGAAATTACTTTCCCGGTTTTCCCAAAACGCGTAGGTCGTGTGAAGGATGTTCGAGGTATATTCTTGACCCGTTACTCTGTAAACACACGTGCCAAGATCCGCGAGTGGATAGCCTTCGCGAAGAGAAACAATTTGAACGCTTTCGTTATAGATGTTAAGGATGACGATGGGTTCTTGCTCTTCAAAATGGATATTGGCGCAAAGATGGTTCCGAGAGCATACGAAAGTGCGTTTTACACCAAAGAGGAGATGAGAGAAATCCTCGAGGAACTGAAATCAAACGGCATTTACGTCATAGCGAGAATCGTATGCTTCAAAGACCCGTCTTACGCTAAAACGTATCCTGAACGGGCAATTGTTTACAAGGACACCGGTCAACCTTACATGGGAATATACAAAGTTCCATGGGCGAGTGCGTACGATCGGCAACTTTGGAAGTACAACGTCGAGGTGGCGAGGGAAACGATAGAAATTGGGTTTGACGAGATTCAGTACGACTACATACGCTTCCCGGAACTCAGGGAAGATGTAAAGGCAAGACTGGATCTGCGTCAACAAGATCCTAACGAATCGTTCCCTGAAGCTATTCAGAGGTTCTTGCTGTACGCACGAAAAGAGTTAGGACATTACTCCACACCTCTGGCCATCGATGTATTTGGGTTGACGAGTTCTGCCATCGATGATGTGGGAATTGGTCAGCACTGGGAAGCACTTTCGAGTATCGTCGATTACATATGCCCGATGGTTTACCCGAGCCACTATGCGAACGGTGTGTTTGGACTGCCAGTGCCTGATGCGTATCCTTACGAGACCGTTTACAATTCGGTCCTCGACGGTATCAAGAGAAATCTCCAGTTACCATCTCCGGCGCGCATAAGGCCTTGGATCCAGTCGTTCACCGCCACGTGGGTTAAGGGACATATCGTGTACGATGAAAAGGCTATCAGAAAACAAATCAAAGCCCTTAAGGACCTCGGAATAAACGAGTACATGCTCTGGAACGCCGCCAACAAGTACATCGAGATGCAGTACGATTGA
- a CDS encoding S4 domain-containing protein encodes MRLDKFLKVNRIIKRRTIAQEVSKAGLVKKDGRPLKPSYEVKPGDVLEITYGTRFLKIKVTEDLKYEVIEEKKEQRGAFDEEFD; translated from the coding sequence GTGCGGTTGGACAAATTCTTGAAGGTTAATCGGATAATCAAGCGAAGAACGATAGCCCAGGAAGTCTCGAAAGCAGGCCTTGTCAAAAAGGATGGAAGACCCCTGAAACCATCTTACGAAGTGAAACCCGGTGACGTGCTGGAAATCACGTATGGTACACGGTTTTTGAAGATCAAGGTAACGGAGGACCTCAAGTACGAAGTAATAGAAGAGAAAAAAGAGCAAAGGGGTGCCTTCGATGAGGAGTTTGATTGA